In the Cylindrospermopsis raciborskii Cr2010 genome, TTAGTCATCAATTACCCCCCAACAACAATCAACAAGAACAACTTGTAGAAGCAGCATACTCCTTGAAAATTCGCATGGGTCGTCCCTATCGGGTTAGTCCAGGAGCAGTCTTACAAATAGAAGACGGCGGATTGGTACAAAGGGGAGATAATTTAGTTCTATTGGTGTTTGAACGCGCAAAAACAGGAGATATTATCCAAGGGTTGCCAAGAATTGAAGAATTATTGGAAGCTCGTAAACCCAAAGAAGCATGTATTTTATCCCGTCGTTCTGGGGAAGTAAAAGTAGTTTATGGGGAAGGGGATGAAAACCTAGTCAGTCGGGAAGCATATTCAGTCAAAGTTGTAGAATCTGATGGTGTGGTCATAGATTATCCTTTAGGACCAGGACAGAATTTAATCGTTCCCGATGGTGCGATGGTGGAAGCTGGTCAACCATTAACTGATGGACCTTCTAACCCCCATGAAATTTTAGAAATCTTCTTCAGTTTAGGATCTGAGGATGGACTTTACGCTTGTGCTAGTCATGCTCTACAAAAAGTGCAAAGCTTTTTAGTGAATGAAGTACAAATGGTATACCAGTCTCAGGGAATTGACATCGCAGACAAACACATTGAAGTCATAGTCCGACAAATGACTAACAAAGTGCGCATTGATGATGGTGGTGACACCATTATGTTACCTGGAGAACTAGTTGAATTAAAACAGGTAGAGCAGGTAAATGAGGCCATGTCAATTACCGGGGGCGCTAGATCCCAGTACACACCGGTATTATTGGGTATAACTAAAGCATCATTGAATACAGATAGTTTTATTTCTGCAGCCTCCTTCCAAGAAACTACAAGGGTGTTGACAGAAGCAGCAATTGAGGGTAAATCTGACTGGTTAAGAGGACTAAAAGAGAACGTTATCATAGGAAGATTGATTCCCGCTGGTACTGGTTATAATACTTATGAAGAGGTAGGAGCAATTGAGGACTATGGTACAGATGTGGCTACGAGTGTATTAGATGAGGTGGATGATCCATTAGATATGGTTTTAGATGACCGAACCGCTAAGCTGTATAGTTTAGATAACTCTGGACTGGATGGGACTTATGATGATAGCTACGATCATGATAATACCTATGGTAGTAACCATAGTACGGCTTTAGAGGATGAAGATGAGGATCTAATTACTGATGAAGTAATTACGGGTGTAGATGAAGATGAAGACGAGGATGATTATGAAGACGAGGATGAAGATGATTTTGATATAGATGTAGATCTGTAATCATTGATGTTTAACCATTTGGGGGAATCATTTCCCCTTTTGTTTTTCCATCCCTAGAGTAATATGAATTCCAACCTAGAAAATTTAGAGTTTATTGATTATATTGACCATGGTGGTGAATTACCTATACAACTTGAAGGTAAGATAGGGGTTTACGCAATTTTTAATCAGGAAAAAATTTTGCAATTCATTGGTTATTCTCGTGATGTTTATCTCAGTTGTAAGCAACATTTAGTTCGTCAACCCCATAAATGTTATTGGTTAAAAGTCCACACTATTGAACGTCCTGACCGAAAAATTCTATCGGAGATTGAAAATAGTTGGATTGCCCAAAATGGTAGTTTACCACCGGGTAATGGTGAGCATAAACAAATATGGACTAATGCCATTAATGTCCAAGAGCTAATGACTGATACAGAAAAAGAGAATTATCACAATCCATTAATTGATGATTTAGCTAAGACTAAAGTGTTAAAGAATGTATCACGTCGAGTAGAGTCAGAAATATTAGAACTGTTGACAGCAAGAGGGTTAAAAACTCAAATTCGCTTTAACCCCAAGTTGAAAGAGGAGGGTTTACTAGATTTAAAATAACCTCACTTCCAGATGGTAGTGTAATCCGAATTATAATTTAGAGGAGTTCCCTACCCAGGAAAAGACTTCTCTAGTCCAAAATGAATTATCATAATTACCTTTAAACAGTCAAACAGATAACCATGCTAGAACAAGGTACTATCAGTATACACACTGAGAATATTTTCCCCATTATCAAGAAATCTCTCTATTCCGATCATCAGATATTCCTGCGCGAACTCATATCTAACGCAGTGGATGCGATCCAAAAAATCAAAATGGTCTCCCGTGCTGGGGAATATGGTGGAGATATAGGGGAACCGGAAATTACCATTGCCATTGACAAGGAGAAGAAAACCCTTTCTATCTCCGATAATGGTATTGGGATGACTGGGGAGGAAGTAAAAAAATATATTAACCAAGTAGCTTTTTCTAGCGCAGAAGAGTTTATTCATAAGTATGAAGGAAAAGCGGATCAACCAATTATTGGTCACTTTGGTTTAGGCTTCTATTCCTCCTTTATGGTTGCCAAAAAGGTTGAGATAGATACCCTTTCTTACAAAGAGGGTTCACAAGCAGTACATTGGAGTTGTGATGGTTCACCGGAATTTACCTTAGATGAATCTTCTCGCAATATTCGTGGTACAACGATTACTTTAACGTTAATGCCCGATGAAGAAGATTATTTAGAGACGGCTAGAATTAAAAACTTGGTTAAAACCTACTGTGATTTTATGCCAGTTCCCATAAAACTGGATGGGGAGGTGTTAAATAAACAAAAAGCACCTTGGCGAGAATCTCCCAGCACTTTGACCCAGGAAGATTATTTGGAGTTTTATCGCTACCTTTATCCCTTTCAGGAAGAACCTTTATTGTGGGTTCATTTGAATACAGATTATCCATTTATTATTAATGGAATTTTGTATTTCCCTAAAATGCGTCCTGATGTGGATGTAACCAAGGGACAAACTAAGTTGTTCTGTAATCAAGTTTTCGTCAGTGATAATTGTGATGAAATCATCCCCCAATTTTTGATTCCTATGCGGGGTGTTATTGATAGTACAGATATTCCTTTGAACGTTTCTCGTAGTGCATTGCAAGGCGATCGCACGGTGAGGAAAATAGGAGATTATATCGCTAAAAAGGTAGGTGATAGGCTAAAGGAACTCTATAGGAGCGATCGGGAACAATATATCAAAGCTTGGAAGGATTTAGGGACTTTTGTTAAGTTTGGAGTTCTCAATGACGAGAAATTTAAAAAACAAGTGGAAGATATACTTGTTTTCCGAACTACTGCTAAACTCACGGAAAGTCCTGCACATGAACCAACAGTTGAGGTGCAGTCAGCGGAGAGTGATATTTGGCAAGATGTCAACAAGAGCAACACCAATACTTTGCCCTACACCACCCTGAAGGAGTATCTGGAGCGGAACAAAGAGCGTCAGGAAAATAAGGTATTTTATAGCACTGATGAAGCTAGCCAAGCTACATATATAGAACTACACAAAAATCAAGGTTTAGAAGTTCTATTTATGGACTCATTCATTGATACTCACTTTATTAATTTTCTAGAAAGGGAATATCAGGATGTTAAATTTACCAGGGTAGATTCTGACCTAGATAACACATTATTAGATGATAAATCGGGGGAAATTGTAGACCCGACAACACAGAAAACCAAGAGTGAAACCATCAAGGAGTTATTTGAGAAATCCCTTAACAAACCCAAGGTAAATATTCGGACTGAAGCATTGAAATCCGATGATCCTCAAGGGACACCACCAGCAGTAGTGTTATTACCAGAAATTCTTCGTCGTCTGCGGGAAATGAATGCCATGATGCAACAACAAAATGCCGATTTTCCTGAAGATCACATTTTGTTGGTGAATACGGCCCATCCTTTGATTCAAAACCTGGTTAGCTTGAATCAAGGTAGCATTATTCAAGGTAGTGGTGAATCACCAACAGGAAAATTGGTGAAAATGATTTGTCAGCACGTTTATGATTTAGCGTTGATGTCTCAAAAGGGATTTGATGCAGAGGGGATGAAGTCCTTTGTTGAACGTTCTAACGAGGTGTTAACTAAGTTAACTTCAGCAAGTTAAATACTCGTTAATAGTCCTATTCAATCTCCCCATGGCAATAGCCAATTTTTCCAGGGGACAGGGAATTCATTCCCCGTATCTTGCAAAGCTTTTACCTCTCATCTGGCGTTCAGGCGATCTCGCGTAGCGAGATCGCCTACCCATTTCTCAATTTACATCTTATACTCTCGAACAAAATGGAGTGGCAAAAATGAACAGATACACAAAATTAGAAAACCTATTAAAAGCTCAAGACTTTAAAGAAGCAGATTTAGAAACAAATAGAGTAATAGTAGAAGTAGCTAACAGAGAAAGGGAAGGTTATTTAAGAGAAGAAGATGCAGAAAAATTTCCTTGTAAAGAATTGCGCGCCATTGATAATCTGTGGCTAAAATATAGTCAGGGTAAATTTGGTATATCTGTCCAACAAAAAATATATAAAAACCTGGGCGGCACAAAACAATTTGATGAAAAGGTATGGGAATCCTTCGCAGATAGGGTAGGATGGAGAAGATTGGGATCATGGCTCTCTTACAAAGACTTAAACTTTTCACTGTCCGCACCAATTGGTCAACTCCCAGCTGCTATCGGGTCAGTGTGCGGAGTTAAGGGTGAGTGTGTGGGTGGTCCGTGTGGTGGCGTCTTGCCATATGGTATCGCATCACTCCCAGGTATTGAGACATTAAACTCAACATCTACATTATAGGTTTACCAAAAAAACTATAATCCCTATTGATGAAAGTATAATTGCCCCTATAAGCACCGGTTTAACTAGATCTAAACCTTTTGATGACTGACCGCTTTTATGGGCTGTATTTTCTAGTCCCTGTGCTACTGTTGGATTCCCCGTGGCTACTATCACCTCGAATTTTAACTCAAAGGGTTGCCAATTCTCTCCTGTCCTTGGTTTTCCCGTGAGTTGCAGTTCATAAACTCCTGGTTTAGGAAATGTAATTTCCGCTCCTGGTATACCCTCATATCTTTCCGCATTCATAGGTTTTAAGGGTGGTTCAACCAGGGCGGGTTCCCCGGGTGTATGTGGTTGGGCATAAATAGCTAAGTGACAATTACAGTCTTTTAAAGGCACGGTTTTACCACCTTTTTGAGTTAAAGCAAACCATACTGGTGTAATTTCACCTGCACGGGCCCGATCCTTAGGTTCAATGTGAAGAGTAGCTCCTATATCATTTGATATTTTCACTGTGTGAGCATTAACTATATTGGTGAATGTTGCTGTTATTAGTATAAACAACAAGTAGAATATTACTTTATGCCTGTATTTATTTGGTTTAATTAACATATCAGTAAATGTCCATTATTTTTTCTGCTTTAAAGGAGTATAAAATTCTTTTAACTTAAAAATTGACCAAATTAAGGGCGATCGCATCATTAAAACCGCGAGTATAATGAATATTAATAATAAGGTTGCTATCTGATTAAAGATAGTTAACTTTAAAGCTCCTAAATAGGTAGAACCAATCAAAACTGCATGAATAGCAGTCAATATCAAAGCTGGAATCGTCAAAAGATGGATTCGACGCCAGTTTGGACCTAGAGACTTTTGCATAAAGTCAAAACTTGTAAAAGCAGCAGGAGTCATAAAAATTAAAGCCAAAACACCTGCACCCATTCCCCACTGAAATTCCACTGGTAAAAACCAAACAGCTGATAAATTCCATGCTAACAAGTGTTCTAATTTATGAATTGTATGTACTAATGATAGCAGAAATGCTCCCACACCCAATCCTCGACGATAACGTATAAGAGCTGGCAATAGAACACGTGTGGGACGGGCGATTAAAGCCAAAATTAAGCAAATTAGGGCAGCATAACCACTATAATCAACCATAGTCTCCCCTGTGCGGGATATGGTAATTATACCAATAATCATACTTACCCACCCCCCCATGCGAAATAGTTGACTACGTTGATCTTTACTCATTAGGGAAGTGGAAATACTTACTCCTAACATAGTTGGTAGAGTACCCAAACCAAATGCCAACATAGTTATTGCCCCATGCCATCCATTTCCTGTAGCTGCTGCTTTAATTTGAGCAGCATATAAAAAACCACAGGGCATTAGGCCCCAGGTCATACCTAAAAGTGCTGGTGTCCACCATTTTGTATGTAATGATAAATTTACCATTACAGCACTTAACCGATTATGTAAACTATTTTGTAGCAAAGGGTGGAATATGGGAATTTTAGGTATTAAATGTGGTTTAACCTGTGCTAATCCTAACCAGATTAACATCATTCCAGTAATTATTGCTATCCATCTGCGTAAATCACTACCAACTCCTCCTAATTGTCCACCTTGTACCAATGCGGAACCAAGTGTGCCTATAGCAGTACCAACTAGAGCATAGCTAAATACTCTACCTAAATTTAAGAGAATATGAAATTGTAGTTGTCGTTGCCAGGATTGAGTTTTCTCCGGGTAAGAAAAAGAAAAAGCCACTGCTAAAGGTCCACACATGCCAATGCAGTGACCAAAGCTTCCCAAAAAACCCAGCATAGTAATTAGCACTAAGTCCAACATAATTAAAAGAGTTGTTGGGTAATAACCGGTATGTTGGAATCAGGTTGGTGATTTTGTCAAAAGACAAGCTGTAAAACTTGGTATGGTCGACTATTCCTTAGAGATTGTTGTGGGAAAGGTCAAGCTCCAGTTTTGAGGATTGTTTAGCTCAAAAAATAGCCCTTGAAAAATCATTTTTATGCCCATACGAGTAGGTACATAGTATCTGATTAAAATATTTCCCGGTTCGGCGAATACATCATCATAATTTTCACTGTATCCAAAAGGACGGGCGCAGTACTGACGACCTCCGGGAATAGATAACATAAAAAACTGACTTTCTTTGTATGAAGCAGGGACTTGAAATATTCCATATATATGATGTTGACCCAACCAAGGTTGAACACTAACTTTAGTAGCTGTGACCTGAAAATTAGCCTTTTTTAATTTTGCCAGGGTTATGGGACTGCAATTAGAATCATTGACTGGCCACCAGATAATTACTAAGCAAGAAAGTGTAAAAATTAGACCATAGATAATCAAACGGCGCATATTGATGCAATTGTTTTATGAACAAGTAACAAACATGAAGTTTTTGTAAACCCATTTAATCTGGTCGTTCTCACCAAAGGAGGTTACAATCACTTTAAGTAAAGAGATTAATCTAACCATAACTAAAAACCATGATAAAGAATGCCCTAACCAGAAAAAACCACAAAAAAGCTATCATATTTACAGGATTATTAAGTGCGATCGCCTGGACACAATATTTGACAATGTGTGCCATCGTCCATGCAGCAGATAGGGTAACCATACGTTATGGATTCCTGGAAGAGTCGACTTCTGTTGCAGAGCTGAAAAAGGCCACGGAAACTGGGCAATTGCCAGGTAGTCTACAGATTTATACTAGTGCACTAAGCCAAGAACAACGTAACTGGTTGGTGCAAGGATTAAAAACTAGAATACCCATAAATGTGGTGACTTTAGATTGGTTACTGAATACTCAATTAGGTCAAACAGTAATCAATGACATAGCAACAGTTTTTGATCGTCGTCAGGATCAATCAGGGGTGCAAGCAGTTAGATCCGGTTTAATATTGGCTGCTAGTTCACCAGAAGGTCTATCTATGCTCAGTTTTATTGCAGCATACCCCAGTCAAACCCTGAGACTGAATTTACCACAGGTTTTGACGGTAGCAAGGTTTTTAAATATAGATTTTTTGCAGACTCAGCAATTCCTACTGATGCACAGTCCCCAAAGTGATAGGCAAAAACCATCCATAAATATTCCATTTGATCCCACCCAACCGGGAACACAGAAAGTAGAAATATCTAAGTTAAACTTAAGTGATGATAAACGTAAACGTAATATTATCGTGGATATTTATTGGTCAACTCCTACCAATGGTGAAAACAATATTGAAAAACCCTTAATTGTCTTTTCCCATAGCTCTAGTTCAGCAGGTACAGACCTGCAATATTTAGCTCAACATCTTGCTTCTTATGGTTATGTGGTTGCAGCTTTACAAAATCCTGGTAGTAATTTTTTTACTAATAAAGGCAAAGTAGGTTTGAACCCTCAAGAATTTTTAGCTCTTCCCCAGGATGTAAGTTTTGTTCTGGATGAATTGGCGAAGGTTAACCAAAATCCTAATAATTCCCTACAGGGAAAACTAACCACTAATAAAGTCATGTTTGTTGGTTATTCCCTGGGTGGAACTACAGCATTAGCATTAGCTGGTGGTGAACTACAAATTGCCAGTCTAAAAAGCAGTTGTGAAAAAAATGCTGGTAAATTGAGTGATGTTCAAAGTTTTATGTGCCTGGCCAGACAATTGCCACAAAATAACTATCAACTACAAGATCAAAGAGTCAAACAAATAATAGCTCTAAAACCAGCTTCTTCCCTCCTATTTGGTGAAACCGGTTTGACAAAGGTAAAAGTTCCTACCCTAGTATTTACCGCATCTGCTGACCATGTCACCCCAAGTTTGACTGAACAAATTAACGGTTTTAATCGTATTGCATCTCCTAAGTGGTTAGCTGCTGCGGTGGGTGCTAGCCATTACAGTGTAGTGGATCCCCTAGTAGTCAATGCTTCTCTAAACACAAATAACACTCCCATTACCAGTCGAGAAGTAGTGGGAGAAAAATCAGCGGATGTGCGCAGTTACGTGAAGGCGATTACTTTAGCCATGGCCGCACAACTAACACCAGATGCTAATAAGTATAATGTTTTTCTCACTCCCGAATATGCCCAATTCGCCTCTACACCTCTTTTTCCATTTCGTCTAATTGCGCCCCTTCATAGTATCAATACTACAAGCAAGAACTAGTTAAGGGCACCAAAAGCTATTCTTAATCCCCAAAATACAATTAAAACTGCCACAGCTAACCAATCGGGTGGTTTTAATTGTAGTTCGTGCCATTTGACCTGATGTTCATTGGGACTGGTAAAACCCCTCACTATCATCGCATTTGCTATTTGTTCTGCTCTCAATAGCAGATTTTCTAATAGTCTCTCCATGACAATTAACCAGACCCTTATACCCCCTTTTAATCCCAGTTTCTTCCAGTTGATCGCCCTGGTCATTACGGAACGGATCAGATTTTGAATCTCTTCTAAAACTAGGGGAATAAATCGCAATGATAGGGTTAGTGTAAGGGTAATTTCAGTAACAGGAATGTGCAACTTTTTTAAAGGCTGCATTAAGCTCTCTATACCTGATGTTATCTCCTCTGGTGCGGTTGTTAATAAGTACAAATTACTGCTATATATTAATGTAAATACAATAGTACTTAAACTAGTTGCTAAACTTAATGACCGCCGACTGATCTTAACCGGACCTTGATGAAAGATTATATACTTGTACTTTTCATTTGTAGGTAAGGGCAATTTAGTTTTATTTTCAGAATTTGTGGATGGTGCTGGACTTAATATTTGTTCACTTGCTGGTAGGCGTGGTTGATAGTCTATGCTCATACCATCTGGACTAATAGAAATGATGGCGAACACCATAATTGACAATACTAGCAACCACCCCATTTGTTGACGCCATACCCTAAGAGGAATTTTGGCAATCAAGGTAAAAATAATCAGCAGTAATACCA is a window encoding:
- a CDS encoding GIY-YIG nuclease family protein produces the protein MNSNLENLEFIDYIDHGGELPIQLEGKIGVYAIFNQEKILQFIGYSRDVYLSCKQHLVRQPHKCYWLKVHTIERPDRKILSEIENSWIAQNGSLPPGNGEHKQIWTNAINVQELMTDTEKENYHNPLIDDLAKTKVLKNVSRRVESEILELLTARGLKTQIRFNPKLKEEGLLDLK
- the htpG gene encoding molecular chaperone HtpG, which produces MLEQGTISIHTENIFPIIKKSLYSDHQIFLRELISNAVDAIQKIKMVSRAGEYGGDIGEPEITIAIDKEKKTLSISDNGIGMTGEEVKKYINQVAFSSAEEFIHKYEGKADQPIIGHFGLGFYSSFMVAKKVEIDTLSYKEGSQAVHWSCDGSPEFTLDESSRNIRGTTITLTLMPDEEDYLETARIKNLVKTYCDFMPVPIKLDGEVLNKQKAPWRESPSTLTQEDYLEFYRYLYPFQEEPLLWVHLNTDYPFIINGILYFPKMRPDVDVTKGQTKLFCNQVFVSDNCDEIIPQFLIPMRGVIDSTDIPLNVSRSALQGDRTVRKIGDYIAKKVGDRLKELYRSDREQYIKAWKDLGTFVKFGVLNDEKFKKQVEDILVFRTTAKLTESPAHEPTVEVQSAESDIWQDVNKSNTNTLPYTTLKEYLERNKERQENKVFYSTDEASQATYIELHKNQGLEVLFMDSFIDTHFINFLEREYQDVKFTRVDSDLDNTLLDDKSGEIVDPTTQKTKSETIKELFEKSLNKPKVNIRTEALKSDDPQGTPPAVVLLPEILRRLREMNAMMQQQNADFPEDHILLVNTAHPLIQNLVSLNQGSIIQGSGESPTGKLVKMICQHVYDLALMSQKGFDAEGMKSFVERSNEVLTKLTSAS
- a CDS encoding GUN4 domain-containing protein codes for the protein MNRYTKLENLLKAQDFKEADLETNRVIVEVANREREGYLREEDAEKFPCKELRAIDNLWLKYSQGKFGISVQQKIYKNLGGTKQFDEKVWESFADRVGWRRLGSWLSYKDLNFSLSAPIGQLPAAIGSVCGVKGECVGGPCGGVLPYGIASLPGIETLNSTSTL
- a CDS encoding urease accessory protein UreH domain-containing protein; its protein translation is MLDLVLITMLGFLGSFGHCIGMCGPLAVAFSFSYPEKTQSWQRQLQFHILLNLGRVFSYALVGTAIGTLGSALVQGGQLGGVGSDLRRWIAIITGMMLIWLGLAQVKPHLIPKIPIFHPLLQNSLHNRLSAVMVNLSLHTKWWTPALLGMTWGLMPCGFLYAAQIKAAATGNGWHGAITMLAFGLGTLPTMLGVSISTSLMSKDQRSQLFRMGGWVSMIIGIITISRTGETMVDYSGYAALICLILALIARPTRVLLPALIRYRRGLGVGAFLLSLVHTIHKLEHLLAWNLSAVWFLPVEFQWGMGAGVLALIFMTPAAFTSFDFMQKSLGPNWRRIHLLTIPALILTAIHAVLIGSTYLGALKLTIFNQIATLLLIFIILAVLMMRSPLIWSIFKLKEFYTPLKQKK
- a CDS encoding alpha/beta hydrolase; protein product: MIKNALTRKNHKKAIIFTGLLSAIAWTQYLTMCAIVHAADRVTIRYGFLEESTSVAELKKATETGQLPGSLQIYTSALSQEQRNWLVQGLKTRIPINVVTLDWLLNTQLGQTVINDIATVFDRRQDQSGVQAVRSGLILAASSPEGLSMLSFIAAYPSQTLRLNLPQVLTVARFLNIDFLQTQQFLLMHSPQSDRQKPSINIPFDPTQPGTQKVEISKLNLSDDKRKRNIIVDIYWSTPTNGENNIEKPLIVFSHSSSSAGTDLQYLAQHLASYGYVVAALQNPGSNFFTNKGKVGLNPQEFLALPQDVSFVLDELAKVNQNPNNSLQGKLTTNKVMFVGYSLGGTTALALAGGELQIASLKSSCEKNAGKLSDVQSFMCLARQLPQNNYQLQDQRVKQIIALKPASSLLFGETGLTKVKVPTLVFTASADHVTPSLTEQINGFNRIASPKWLAAAVGASHYSVVDPLVVNASLNTNNTPITSREVVGEKSADVRSYVKAITLAMAAQLTPDANKYNVFLTPEYAQFASTPLFPFRLIAPLHSINTTSKN
- a CDS encoding CbiQ family ECF transporter T component, translating into MDLLRSLPLGLYLDAPQTWLHKLDSRVKLIWLLSFLTSYVFANNYWRVLLVLLLIIFTLIAKIPLRVWRQQMGWLLVLSIMVFAIISISPDGMSIDYQPRLPASEQILSPAPSTNSENKTKLPLPTNEKYKYIIFHQGPVKISRRSLSLATSLSTIVFTLIYSSNLYLLTTAPEEITSGIESLMQPLKKLHIPVTEITLTLTLSLRFIPLVLEEIQNLIRSVMTRAINWKKLGLKGGIRVWLIVMERLLENLLLRAEQIANAMIVRGFTSPNEHQVKWHELQLKPPDWLAVAVLIVFWGLRIAFGALN